The following proteins are encoded in a genomic region of Oncorhynchus kisutch isolate 150728-3 linkage group LG6, Okis_V2, whole genome shotgun sequence:
- the LOC109892157 gene encoding H-2 class II histocompatibility antigen, A-Q alpha chain, with product MSFEMNYSVIILILTGAACTSAETHHEIHFIFGCFESSDPAVGLEIDGDEVFYGDFNKNSNTCLIADVVFTLPKFVSITPEDKERACEYATISRVWCKDGIAWGKKSEPKIPKIKDAPESTIYPRDEVELGVENTLICFVNDFFPPPVKVNWTKNGMEVTEGLSLSRYYPNKDGTFHQFSSLSFTPQKEDVYICAVVHTALKDPKTREYKVSGSSVGPGPAVFCGVGLTLGLLGVATGISFIYKGKRATESQE from the exons atgagcttcGAGATGAATTACTCTGTGATTATACTGATTCTCACTGGAGCCGCTTGCACTTCTGCAGAAA CTCATCATGAAATTCACTTTATCTTCGGATGCTTTGAGTCAAGTGATCCTGCGGTGGGACTTGAGATTGATGGAGATGAAGTCTTCTATGGCGACTTCAATAAAAACAGTAATACATGTCTAATAGCAGATGTAGTGTTTACATTACCTAAATTCGTATCTATTACACCAGAGGATAAAGAAAGGGCTTGTGAATATGCTACCATTAGCAGAGTTTGGTGCAAAGACGGCATCGCATGGGGCAAAAAGTCTGAACCGAAAATACCAaaaatcaaag ATGCCCCTGAGAGCACCATCTACCCCAGGGATGAGGTGGAACTGGGGGTGGAGAACACCCTCATCTGTTTTGTGAATGATTTCTTTCCCCCACCTGTCAAAGTCAACTGGACCAAGAATGGAATGGAGGTGACTGAGGGATTGTCTCTCAGTCGTTACTATCCTAATAAAGATGGAACGTTCCACCAGTTCTCCAGCCTGAGTTTCACCCCACAAAAGGAAGACGTCTACATCTGCGCTGTGGTGCACACGGCCCTGAAGGACCCCAAAACCAGGG AATATAAGGTCAGTGGGTCCAGTGTTGGTCCTGGTCCTGCTGTATTCTGTGGAGTGGGCCTCACTCTTGGGCTGCTGGGGGTGGCTACTGGAATATCCTTCATCTACAAAGGAAAGAGAGCCACTGAGTCTCAGGAATAA
- the LOC109891836 gene encoding LOW QUALITY PROTEIN: HLA class II histocompatibility antigen, DQ beta 1 chain-like (The sequence of the model RefSeq protein was modified relative to this genomic sequence to represent the inferred CDS: substituted 1 base at 1 genomic stop codon) has protein sequence LQIRLLKNTFTCPFSVIIVDSSDEDFAHNDAWCRFSSSDLHDMEYILEHHFNKIMVAQYNSTTERWTGYTAWGVISAEKWNEDPDEIPRRRSDMDVLCKPYANRIYNTTEMFMVEPNVTLRLEGPSSDSSLVCSVHFFYPKHIRVTWLRNGEEVTSDVTSTDVLANGLXSYQIQSYLKYTPTTGERITCMVEHISQTEPKLYYWDPSLPKSEKNKIVIGVCGLLLGVVFVVAGLIYWKKSTGRLLDLIGELDYGTCD, from the exons CTTCAAATCCGTCTATTAAAAAATACTTTTACATGTCCTTTTTCTGTTATTATAGTTGATTCCTCAGATGAAGATTTTGCACACAATGATGCATGGTGTCGGTTTAGCTCCAGCGATTTACATGATATGGAGTATATTTTAGAGCATCATTTTAACAAGATCATGGTGGCTCAGTACAACAGCACCACAGAGAGGTGGACAGGATACACAGCATGGGGAGTGATATCTGCAGAAAAGTGGAATGAGGACCCAGATGAGATCCCCAGGAGGAGATCAGATATGGATGTGTTATGCAAGCCATATGCTAATCGGATCTACAACACAACAGAGATGTTTATGG TTGAGCCCAATGTCACACTGAGGCTAGAGGGGCCATCCAGTGACTCCAGCCTTGTGTGTAGCGTCCACTTCTTCTACCCCAAACACATCAGAGTGACGTGGCTGAGGAACGGGGAGGAAGTGACCTCAGATGTGACCTCCACTGACGTACTGGCCAATGGACTCTAGAGCTACCAGATACAGTCCTATTTGAAGTACACACCCACAACTGGAGAGAGAATCACCTGTATGGTGGAGCACATCAGCCAGACTGAGCCCAAACTGTATTACTGGG ACCCCTCCTTGCCTAAGTCTGAGAAGAATAAGATAGTGATCGGTGTCTGTGGGCTGCTGCTGGGGGTGGTCTTTGTAGTAGCTGGACTGATCTACTGGAAGAAATCTACTG GACGGCTGTTGGATCTTATTGGTGAACTTGATTATGGGACTTGTGATTGA
- the LOC109892917 gene encoding TIP41-like protein isoform X2, translating to MFANLSAMMTHGFKSSKQDFTFGPWKVTAAKTHIMKSKDIERLGEEMHMPSLPEMLFGDNILRIQHTDGYGIEFNAIDALKRVNNMHDSVKVACAQEWQESRADSEHSKEVVKRYDWTYTTDYRGTLLGEDLQMTATETSERIDMEKLKAREQIMFFDDVLLFEDELHDHGVSMISVKIRVMPTSFFLLLRFFLRVDGVLIRINDTRLYHEAGKNYMIREYSTRESNISELQNVPAALYTDPNEISQHLTLKLTKCEKLELPETGPQPGNTEALQ from the exons ATGTTTGCCAATTTGTCAGCCATGATGACCCATGGGTTTAAGAGCAGTAAGCAAGACTTCACATTCGGACCATGGAAAGTAACTGCTGCAAAAACCCACATTATGAAATCTAAGGACATTGAACG GTTAGGGGAGGAGATGCACATGCCCTCGCTCCCAGAGATGCTGTTTGGGGACAACATCCTACGCATCCAGCACACAGACGGTTATGGCATTGAGTTCAATGCCATCGATGCCCTCAAGAGGGTCAACAACATGCATGACTCTGTGAAAGTGGCCTGTGCACAGGAATGGCAAGAGAGCAG GGCTGATTCTGAACACTCCAAAGAGGTAGTGAAACGCTACGACTGGACATACACCACAGACTACAGAGGCACCTTGTTAGGAGAGGACCTGCAGATGACG GCGACAGAAACGTCGGAGCGCATTGACATGGAGAAGCTGAAGGCGCGAGAGCAGATCATGTTCTTCGACGACGTGCTTTTGTTTGAGGACGAGCTGCATGACCACGGAGTGTCCATGATCAGCGTCAAAATA AGAGTGATGCCCACCAGTTTCTTCCTGCTTCTGAGGTTCTTCCTGCGAGTGGATGGAGTTCTGATCCGTATAAACGACACGCGGCTCTACCACGAG GCTGGAAAGAATTACATGATCAGAGAGTATAGTACTCGAGAAAGCAACATTTCAGAATTGCAG AATGTCCCTGCTGCTCTGTACACCGACCCCAATGAGATCTCCCAGCACTTAACCCTGAAACTGACTAAGTGTGAAAAGCTGGAGCTCCCTGAGACAGGCCCTCAGCCAGGGAACACAGAGGCCCTCCAGTGA
- the LOC109892917 gene encoding TIP41-like protein isoform X1 codes for MLMFANLSAMMTHGFKSSKQDFTFGPWKVTAAKTHIMKSKDIERLGEEMHMPSLPEMLFGDNILRIQHTDGYGIEFNAIDALKRVNNMHDSVKVACAQEWQESRADSEHSKEVVKRYDWTYTTDYRGTLLGEDLQMTATETSERIDMEKLKAREQIMFFDDVLLFEDELHDHGVSMISVKIRVMPTSFFLLLRFFLRVDGVLIRINDTRLYHEAGKNYMIREYSTRESNISELQNVPAALYTDPNEISQHLTLKLTKCEKLELPETGPQPGNTEALQ; via the exons ATG TTGATGTTTGCCAATTTGTCAGCCATGATGACCCATGGGTTTAAGAGCAGTAAGCAAGACTTCACATTCGGACCATGGAAAGTAACTGCTGCAAAAACCCACATTATGAAATCTAAGGACATTGAACG GTTAGGGGAGGAGATGCACATGCCCTCGCTCCCAGAGATGCTGTTTGGGGACAACATCCTACGCATCCAGCACACAGACGGTTATGGCATTGAGTTCAATGCCATCGATGCCCTCAAGAGGGTCAACAACATGCATGACTCTGTGAAAGTGGCCTGTGCACAGGAATGGCAAGAGAGCAG GGCTGATTCTGAACACTCCAAAGAGGTAGTGAAACGCTACGACTGGACATACACCACAGACTACAGAGGCACCTTGTTAGGAGAGGACCTGCAGATGACG GCGACAGAAACGTCGGAGCGCATTGACATGGAGAAGCTGAAGGCGCGAGAGCAGATCATGTTCTTCGACGACGTGCTTTTGTTTGAGGACGAGCTGCATGACCACGGAGTGTCCATGATCAGCGTCAAAATA AGAGTGATGCCCACCAGTTTCTTCCTGCTTCTGAGGTTCTTCCTGCGAGTGGATGGAGTTCTGATCCGTATAAACGACACGCGGCTCTACCACGAG GCTGGAAAGAATTACATGATCAGAGAGTATAGTACTCGAGAAAGCAACATTTCAGAATTGCAG AATGTCCCTGCTGCTCTGTACACCGACCCCAATGAGATCTCCCAGCACTTAACCCTGAAACTGACTAAGTGTGAAAAGCTGGAGCTCCCTGAGACAGGCCCTCAGCCAGGGAACACAGAGGCCCTCCAGTGA